Sequence from the Aquimarina sp. Aq107 genome:
AGTTTCTGGCTATTCCTTGCGGCTGCAATACTGTTTTTTGTTGGAATTGGTCTAGTAACCATTTTTGGAAACGTTCCATTAAATGAGGTTTTGGATGCCTCTAATTTAGAAACACTTTCTAAAATTGAATTGCAAGACCTTCGAAATAAATTCGAACAACCTTGGAATTATTGGCATACCATAAGAACAGTATCATCATTTAGCGCTTTTACACTTTTAATCATAGGCATGCTTTATGCAAAATAAGATAAGTCATCAAAATCTAAAACAAATAATCAATCAAAAAACGAACAGTTATGAAACATTTAAGAGCTATTAGTATTGGAATTATTATCTGGGTAATTGGAGTAAGTATTTACACAATTTCCTTCTACATTCCGATTTTAGAAGACCCAGAATTTCAGGCAAATATTTTATTGTCCTTAGGAATTCTACCAGTAGTGTGGTTAGGAGCAAAACTATATTACAGAAAAAAAAGTACTATAACAGGATACTGGTTAGGGGTAGTTTTCTTTTTAACCGCCACCATTTTAGATGCTTTAATTACGGTTCCCTATTTAATAATTCCTGATGGAGGATCCTATTATAGCTTCTTTGCTGCTGCTGGTTTTTGGCTCATTGGAATAGAGTTTATTGTAATGAGTACCACGTATTGGTATACAAAAGTTTTTAGTATAACAAATACTGCAAATTACTTATAAAAGTAAAATCAAAAAAATTAAATAATTAAAACACAATTAATATCAATTTAAAAACGAATAGAAATGAAAACAGAAAACATTTTAGTTATCGGAGGAACTGGAAAAACTGGTCGCCGAGTTGCAGAAAATTTAACAGAATTAGGCCATAATGTACGCGTTGTTGGACGAAAAACAAACCCAATGTTTGATTGGGAAAACACTGATACCTATGACGCCGCTTTAAAAGATATGGATAGAGCCTATATTGTGTATTATCCGGATTTGGCAGTACCTGGCTCTAGAGATGCCATCAGTACACTTACCAAAAAAGCTTTAGAGGCTGGTTTAGAAAAAGTAGTATTACTTTCTGGTAAAGGCGAAACTGAAGCCGAAGCCTGTGAAGAAATCGTAGCAAACTCTGGTTTAAACTATACTTTGGTTAGAGCATCGTGGTTCAATCAAAATTTTAGTGAAGGTGCTTTCTTAGAATTTGTACTCAATGGTACTGTTGCATTACCAATGCCAAATGCAGAAATTCCATTTGTAGATGTCAATGATATAGCAGATGTAGTTTCTAAAGTCATCGTAGATGATAGCTATAACGGACAAACCATAACTGTAACAGGTCCTCAAAAAAGAACTTTTAAGGAGGTGGTTGAAATTATGGCTGAAGCTAGCAACAAGCATATTCAATTTGTACCAATTTCTATTGAAGAATTTAAGGAAGGTATGAAAAAAGCAGGATTACCTGATTCTTATGTATGGTTGTTCGGTTATTTATTCCAAGAAGTATTAGGAAATCCAGAGAACCAAGAAGTTTCTGATGATGTAGCCAAAGTATTGGGCAAACCAGCCATAGATTTTGAAACATTTGCCAAACAAACTGCTGCTACTGGTCTTTGGAATCAAAATGTTACGGAAACATTATAATATAAAAAACAATCATACAATAGGGCCTTTAAGTCAATTAACAATTAAATTATTGGTCCTATTGTTAATTACAAAAAATAATATAACAAATAAAAATATAAAATCAGGTACCATTTTTGGAGCAGGGATTGGACTTTTAGCAGGAATCTTAACCGGTAATATTGCTATTGGATTAGCTCTTGGAGCTGGCGTAGGTTTGGTTTTTGGAACCGTAATTAAAAAATAACAATGAAAAAATTTCTTAAATACACCTCGTTATCAGTTGTCCTAATTGTTGTATGGACTATAATGATTTTTTTAGGTACAGACAAAGGTTGGTGGCATACACCATTCACTGAACAAAAAGAGTCTACAAAGTTTATCAAATCAGTTCACAAAGAACTCAAAAAAGAATTTGTAGGCAGTATGGCAATGGCTATATTTAAAGATGGAGCGCCAGTAACGGAATCTTTCCATTCAAAGAATACTTCAGTTAACCGAAATACCGTGTTTCAAGTAGCTTCTCTTTCAAAATTTGTCTCAGCTATTGGCGTTATGCGATTAGTTCAGGAAGGAAAGTTAGATTTGGATGTTCCCGTATCTAACTACCTTAAACGATGGCAATTACCACCTAGTTCCTTTGATAACAATAAAGTTACGGTTAGGAGGCTTCTTAGTCATACTGCAGGATTGACTGATGGTCTTGGATACTCTGGTTTCGAGAATTTAAAAGATGTGCAATCTTTAGAATCTTCACTTACCAAAGCAAAAGATGCAGACCAAGGCAGAAATGGCAGCACGCAAGTAGGCATTTTACCAGGAAGCGAATGGCGATACTCTGGAGGAGGATTTACATTGCTTCAACTTATTGTAGAGGAAGTGAGTAGGCAGTCTTTTAATCAGTATATGAGAATAGAAATTTTTGAACCCTTAGGAATGCAATCGTCTTTCTATCAATGGGATGAAAAGTTTCGTAACAGACTCTGTGATTTTTATAACGCAGATGGTTCTAAAGCACCACACTTTTATTACACCTCTCTGGCTGCAACATCGCTGTATACAACATTAACCGATTTAGAAAAACTTTTTACTCTTTTTGATGAAAAACAAAGCGCTATAAAGCCATTACAGCCAAAATATCAAAGAATGATGTGGCAAGTTGAAGCAAATAAACTTGGTGCTCCTATATACGGACTCGGCACCTTTCTTTTTGCTGAAATTGACAATGGACAATTTATAATAGGACATGATGGTCAAAGCAATCCACCTATTAATACAGCCTTTCGATATAATCCTACAAATGGAGATGGTGTTATCATTTTGACAACTGGAAACTCCGATTTTGCTACCCGAATTGCAAGTGACTGGGTATTTCTAAATACTGGAAAAGTAGATACTTTACTATTTGCGATGCAACAAAATAAGATGGTCAGTAATGTAATAATAGGTAATGTAGTAATCATACTGCTAATTATAACTATTTCCCTTTCGCGAAAGTACTATAAAAGAAAAGTATAACCCATAAACATAAAATTATATCTACGTCAAACGCGATATGACGTTTGCAGAAAGAAAACCTATAGAAAAAAATAATGCACACTCTAATGCATTTGCTGATTTTACTAATGATTATTTTAAATCTAGTAAAACACTTAATATTAAAGAATTAAAAAAAGCTTGAAATGTTTCTGATAACTAAATAAATTTTAAATGGAATTTTTAAATTAGCTAGATGAAACATTTCAAAACACTATCATCCTTCTTAAATTATATTGAACTCCCTCCTCCAGAGCATCCTATGCTCAGTGTTTTCTCTACTAAAGGTGAAGGTTTTTTACCTTGTCCGAAAGAAAGTTCGCCTCCTATTACAAATGATTGCTATTCCATTAGTTTGAAGAAAATTATTAAAGGTGATTTAAATTATGGAAGAACAAATTATGATTTTACAAATGGTGTTTTAATTTTTATTGCTCCAAGACAAGTTTTACAATGGGATAATAGTGTAATCTATGAACAAAAAGGTTTTTCTCTAAATTTTCATGAAGACTTTCTGAAAGGAACAGAGTTGGCGCAGCAAATTAAGAAATATAGCTTCTTTTCATATTCGGTGAACGAAGCGCTACACCTATCACCAAGAGAAGAAAAACAAATTGAATCCATTGTAGAAAACATTAATATTGAATACCTAAATAATCCGGATGAATTTAGTAAAGAAATTATCATTTCACAATTAAGTACACTTTTAAAATACGCCAAACGCTTTTATGAAAGACAATTTTTAAATCGCAAAGAGCTATCAAATAATCTACTAGAGCAATTTAATCAACAATTATCAAAGTATTTTAATTCGGGACAATTGCAAGAAAAAGGTATTCCAAGTATAGAACAAATTGCAGATCAACTATCCGTTTCACAACGTTACCTGAGTGATACACTCAAAAAAGAATCAGGAAAAACTTCTACTGAACATTTGCAGTTATATTTAATTGATGAAGCAAAGAATGTACTATTAAACCCTGGCAAGACAATTTCTGAAGTTGCTTATGAATTAGGTTTTGAATACCCTCCTTATTTTTCAAGATTATTTAAAAAGAAAGAAGGTATTAGCCCTAAAGAGTATAGAAAAAAACACAAAATGAATTAAAAAATGAAACATGCTTTATTTGTAATATTAACTCTTACAACTCTGATTTCTTGCAAATTAAATCAGGAAAAAAAAGAACAACAAGAACCAAATGGACAACGACCATCTTCTGCGCAATTAATTGATGAATTAGACAGTAACAAAGATGGAAAATTATCCAAAGCGGAAGTCAAAGGACCAATTGCAGATGATTTTAATAATATCGATAGTAATAATGATGGCTTTTTAACTTTAGAAGAGTTAAATAAACAGGAAGATAAACCGCCAAGAACAACAAATACGAATAAGGATTTGTCCAATGAAATTGATTCTTCTATGAAGGTAATTCCAGTAAATACAGATTACTTTATTTCGGAAAACATAATTGACGGTATTCAAAAGGAAATGGTTGAATTAAATGGTATTAAGACTCTATGTTATGTCATCAAAACAAATTCTCAAGCAACTGAACATCAAATGGGTCCTTGGTGCCCTCGACATATTGAAGATGGAATGGAGAAAGCAGGAATTTGGTTTAAAGATGATAAAGTTTATGATGTTTCGGGACACTTTATTGCCGAATTGGCCCAATTTTACAGTGATGACAAGTGGAAATTATATAGAGAAGATGGGACTATTAAAGTAACCGACACTGAAGAAGGATGTTTGGCGGCAGCAAAACCACAAGTAGAGGAAGAATATCATAACTATTGTGTAGAATGTTTGCCTGAATATTTCAAAGATCAAGTAACAACCTTTGTGATTCCGGTAACACCAAGATATATAAAAACTGCTCAAAGTTTTGGAAGAGGTGGAATAGGAATTGCTTTAAATGGAGTTAAATATGATCCACCTGCTCCAACACACGCAATATTAGCGGCACATACAATTGCTCCTTTGGATGACCACGGAGGACATGTAAACCCGCATGGAGGGTATCATTATCACGCAGTCACTGGCTCTACTAAAGAAATTACTCAAACTAATTCGCACTCCTCTATGATTGGATATGCAATTGACGGTTTCGGAATTTATGCTTTAAAAGATAAAAACGGGAATAAGTCTGGAAATTTAGATGAATGTGGTGGTCATTTTGATGATAAACTAGGATATCATTATCACGCAGGCGAACCAGGAGGAAACCAAATTATAAAATGTTTACACGGATTACCTGGGTATACCCAAACAAAAGAGTAGAAAATATAAAACAAAGGCTTTACATATGTGCATTAGATAAGGTACCGTAACCAAATCGTTAGCTGTAATGTCTAGTATCTGAAGTTAATAAAAAAAGGTAATGAACGAACTTTATACCAATTTAGCGGAAGTTTATGAAGCAATGTACTCGTCTTTTATTGATTACAAGGCCGAGTTCGAATTTTATGCAAGTATTCTTAAAAAAAACGATAAAAAGCAAGTACTTGAATTAGGAAGTGGAATCGGGCATTTGGGTAATTTCTTTCAAAAAAATGAATTTGAATATTCAGGTATTGATTTAAGTGAAGGAATGGTCAAAATTGCCAAAAGAAAATATCCAAAGTGCGAATTCTCAAAGGAAGATATACGTTCTTTTAAGTTGGATAAGCAAGTAGGAAGTATGCTAATGGTAGGCAGAACTATCAGCTATCTATTGACTAATAAAGATGTTTTATCCACTTTTCATAATGTATACAATAATCTTAAAGAAAAAGGAATATTTAGTTTTGACTTTATTGATGCTGAAAAATTTATACCTTCAATTCGACATAGGAAAGAAGTCTTTCATAATGCAACTTATGAGAACGAGGAATATCTAAGAAAAAGTATATGGAATATAGACTTAGATAAAGGAATGACCTTTAACTGGGAATCTCACTATTTCAAGAAATCGAAAGATGGCTTAAAAGAAATCGGAATAGATAAATCAGTGATTAGAACTTTTACTAGGGAGGAAATTAGAATATTTCTAGAGCTTAATGATTTTAAAATAAAAGAAATCATATCGAAAGAATCCTATGCATTTCCAACATATGTAATCGTAGCAGAAAAGTGATGTATTATGCGCATAGAATATTTTTTTTTTAATCTTTTAGTTTTATATTATTTTCTTTAAAATCAATTACGGAATTACGTTTTGTTTATATTTAATTTAATTTTATTCTAACAATATATTTTTTTCAATTTTAATTCGTTTATACGTTAAATTAAAAAAACTGCATTTGCTGTTTTAACCTTAAACCAACTAAAATACCTCAATGAAAAAGATCACACTTCTCTTGGTAATTATTACATTATCTGTAATAAAATTAAATGCTCAACTTACTCTTCCATATACTTTTGAAAATAACTCAAGATATGCAGATGAAGATATTTATATTGGATTAGTTGGTAAGATGGAACCTACTGGTGATGTTTGGATGAATATAACTAATAGTTCTTTAGTAGCTATGTCTGCTGATGATAATACTGTAGATGGACCGGAATGGAGCGAACCTGCAGGATGGAAATACCCAGATATTTTTACCAAATTAAGTGAGATTACAGATAAAAAAATTCTAATCCCTCACGGCTTATATGCTTGTAGAATTTTTATTTCCTTTGAATCGCCTATGTATTTACGTTTTCATGAAACAGGTGGTTACGCGGGTGCTAATTTAAATTCAGAATCAGACCCTAATGATGGAATACGTTGGGAGTTGGTAGAATTAACTTGGGGAGATGCTGGTTTATGGACCAATACTAGCCGTGTTGATGCGTATCAATACCCAATGGGATTAGAAGTAAATGGCTTTTCTGGTGGTGTTACAGGAGAAACTTATGAAGAATCCTATAACGAAGCTGTCAACGGAAATGGAACTCCTCAATTTAAAAAAATTGGAGAATTATTATCCCATGATGAAATTTTAGCCGCTTGGGATGAAAATGTGAGTACCGATTATTTGGTTGCTAAAACAATAAAAACCCATTCTTATGACGGAGAACCTATTATAGAACAACCATCTAAAGTAGATGAATTTCCAAAAGATGTTTTAGACAGATACATTGATGATATTTGGGAAACTTATAGTACTCATGATTTACATATTAATATTGGAGATCGAGGAACCTGGGTGGGTAGAGTTAATAATAATAATAACCAATTTGTTTTTACTGATCCTGCTGATGGGACTATTGCCACTATTTATGACAAACCCACTACAGTAAATGCAATAGAAGGTTCTGGCTATTTAGCATATACACCTCATGATGCTAGTGTAAATACTGAAGCATATAATGAAGATTTAATGATTCAGGCACAAATGGCTGCAGCCATAAGTCGACACGCTATTTATACAAGCATCACAGATGAAACTGTTCAATACTCTCACGATGCAACTCGTTTTTTTCAAATAGAACCTTATAATGAATATGTAAGGTTTTTTCATGATGACATCATTAGTTTTGAATCTCAAACATATGCATTTGCTTATGATGACGTTGGTGATCATTCATCTACAATTCAATCTACGTTCCCCACAGAAGTAAAAGTAATTATTGGTGGATATTCTGAAGATAATGTTTTATCTACTTCCGAAACATTAATAAATGATGGGTTAATGATACTGTATCCAAATCCTACAAACGGAAATAATATTACTCTATCTGGTCTAAAAAATGATTTTACAATAAATATTTATACTATTGAAGGAAAACTCATTAAATCTGAAGAAGCTATAAGTACCAAGAATATCCAAATCGAAACCTCTAATTTAACTAATGGCCTGTACCTAGCTGAGATAAATAGTAAGGACAATAAGTATACTAAAACATTCAAGTTTTTAATAAACTAATAAAGTATATAACATCCTGTTTGTAGCAATTCTTAGAATCTAAATGAAATAAAGCTAAAAGTTACGGTAGAAAAAAAAAGTGCTACTGTAATATTTGCATCTATCCATTCACTTTAACTGAATAGATAGAATAAATAAAAGATTAATTTGAATTATTCAAGTAATGTAGAGATCTAGATAAACTGATTGATGAATTACCAAAAACTAGCAAAGTGAGACAATTTATGTGAAAAGAAATACTGTTGACATCTATAAAACATACTCGATATTATAAATTTTCTAATTTAGCAAAGCCCACTGTCTTTCTATAAATATCTGGAGAAACCCCTACCTTCTTTTTAAAAAATCTACTAAAATAAAATTCATCGTCATATCCAAGACTCGCTGCGATTTGTTTCAAAGGTTTTGAAGTCAAGTAAAGTTCACGCTTAGCCTCGATAATGATTCTATTAGAAATTAATGAACTTGGTGTTTGTTTTAAATATTTTTTTACAATTCCCGCCAAAGTTTTTGTGCTAATACATAAAATATCCGCATACTCTTTAGGAGAATGTAACTTAAAATAATTATTCTCAATAGAGTTTATTAAATTTTGTAAAATCTCAGATTTCTCATCAGAAAACTTCGGTACTATATCCTTATCAAAATGTCTTTTCTGTCTTACTCCTTCTATTAAAAATACCTTTAAAAAAGCTACAAGAACTTCATGCTGCGCTATAGAGTCCTTATCCATTTCCTTTGATATTTGATCAATCAAATTAAAAAATAGTGTTTCTTCTAAAATTTCAAAATGTGGAAGATTATGAAAATTATTAAAAAGGATTCCTTCTGTTTCTATTTCATTTTGATGACGATAGGTACAAAAAAAATCAGGATGAAAATTTAATAACCATCCAGAACAAGGATCCTTAGAAGTAATCATAAAAGCCTGATATGGCGACATACAAATCATTTGATTACCTTTCAATTCATAATTAAACATATCAGCATTGAGCCTATAATCACTGCCTTTCAATAAAATAATAGAATAATAATTTTTTCTTTGTAAGTGATCAAATTGACTAAGGTTTTCAAACCTTTCTAGTCTAAAAGCGAGTTCACCATTTTGTTTATCAATAATAGTTTGGGCCATACCTAATCTATTTTTCTTTTAGAATCACGGATTAAAAAGAAAGGAGTGTAAGAAACACTCCTTTCGAAGATAATAATTATTTTGAAGCCAATATATCTATTTTTCGAATGGCGGATGGTTCAAAATTTTCTAGAATAGAAGAAGCATTTTCCATAAGTGCAGCTGCAACCTTACCTGATAAATGTGCATCTCTACCAGAATCTTCTACAAAGGTATCAAAGATTCCATACGTAGTAGCATCAATTTTAAAAGCATACCAAGACAATGTTTTAGGTTCCTCTTCTACTAATTCTCTCCCTATATTAAGCAAGTTTTCTACTTCTGTTGTTTTTACTTCTTTAGATTTCATAATAACCAACAAACCTTTATTTTGTGAACCCAATTTATGATTAGAAGCCAATATGTCTATTGTTCTAATATCCTTACTTGGATCAAAGTCATCCAATAAATCTGCGGCATTAGCTAGTAATGCCTTAGCAACTTCGCCTGTTAAATGTGCTTGTCTACCTTCTTCTACTTTAAAAGTATCATAGATCCCAAAAGTGTTATTATCTATCTGAAAAGCAAACCACGAAACTGTATTAGGTTCTTTTTCTACTAGTGCTAATCCTTGATGTAAAAAATTTTTAACCTCTAGTTCTTTTCCTGATTTAGCTTTCATAATTACTAATAATCCGATAGCTTCTTTTTCTTTGTCTTTCATGGTGCTTGTATTTATAGATTTTGAAAATGTTTGAACTGAAAACCCTAGAAAAAATACTAAGAACGTTAATTTTAATGGAACGTTAGTTTTCATATTTTTTTCGTTTTTTATTCTGTACAAATTTGGGTTGAAATACAGAACTGTGGAATGGATATTTATTACTAAAGCATGGACAATTTTCAAAAAAAGAAATACTATCAAATCTACTATCTCTATAATCATGTATAAACACTTGAATGTTTGGTTTAACAGAAGCTATATTAATTATCTTAAAGTCAATTAGATAGAGACACTAACGTTTATTAAAAACAATTAATAATTATATATTTAGATATAAAATAAAGAAACAGAATTTACATCAACTAATTAATAAAAAGTTTTGCTTAGTGCTTAATCTAAAAATCAGTAATTTTAGTTCTGTATTAACTATAACCTAACTCTTAGAGCCCACTTCTAAAACATCAAATGAAAAAACATATATTAATTCTAGCTTGTTTCTATTTTGTATACGGGATTAAAGCACAGGAAAAAATTATGGTGAATGCCATCAATCGCGAATCCACCTCACTTAATGGTTATTGGAAATATATTGTAGATCCATATGAAAATGGGTTTTACAATTATAGATATGAACCATTTGAAAATCAAGAAAATCCAGGAAACGGTGCTTTCTTTACCAATGCCAAACGTAAATCAAAATCAGATTTAGTGGAGTATGATTTTGATAAAATGGATAGCCTTAAAGTTCCTGGCGATTGGAACTCACAAAAGGAAAAGTTATTCTATTATGAAGGTACTTTATGGTATAAAAAATCGTTCGATTATACTAAAAAACAAGAAGATAGTAGAGTATTTGTCTATTTCGGGGCCTCAAATTATGAAACCGACGTTTATCTCAACGGAAAGAAATTAGGTAAACATATTGGTGGATTTACTCCATTTCAGTTTGAAATTTCCAAATTATTAAAACCTAAAGGGAATTATATAGTAGTTAAAGTTGATAACAAAAGAAAAAGAGATGCTGTTCCTACTTTAAATACAGATTGGTGGAATTATGGCGGAATTACACGAGAAGTAAAGCTTATAGAAACTAGTAGTACGTTTATTTCTGACTATCAACTTTATTTAGACGATGAGGATACTAAAATAATAACAGGTCAAATAGAGTTAAATGGCTTTAAAATAGCAGAACAAGAAATTACAATCAATATTCCGGAATTAGGTATTAATGAAAAATTAAAAACAGATAATAATGGTAAATGTACTATTAAATTAAAGTCCAAAAACATTAGATATTGGTCTCCAGAATCTCCAAAATTATATGATGTAACAATTAGTACGCAAGAAGATAAAATAGCAGATCAAATTGGTTTTAGAACTATCAAAACAAAAGGGGCAGAAATTCTAATTAATGAGAAAAGCTTATTTCTCAAAGGTATTTCTATTCACGAAGAAAGTCCTATCAACGGTGGTCGATGTAATTCTAAAGAAGACGCAAAAAAATTATTAGAATATGCTCAAAGTTTAGGTTGTAACTATGTCCGATTAGCGCATTATCCTCATAATGAGTATATGGTTCGATTAGCGGATAAAATGGGGATTTTAGTTTGGGAAGAAAACCCTGTTTATTGGACAATTTCTTGGGATAATGAAGAAACGTATCTTAATGCTCAAAATCAGATTTCGGAAGTCATCAGACGAGATAAAAACCGAGCAAGCGTAATCATTTGGTCAATGGCTAATGAAACCCCTAATAGCGATGCTAGAAATGAGTTCCTTACCAAACTTGCTAAATTTACCAAAGAACAGGATCCTACTCGTTTGATTAGTGCGGCTTTAGAACAGCACGATTATAACGGTAATCCTAATACAAGAACAATTGACGATCCATTTGCTGAAATTGTCGATGTTTTAAGTTTCAATCAATATATAGGTTGGTATGATGGTGAAATAGAAAAATGTCAGCGAATCAAATGGAAAATTACTCAAGACAAGCCTGTAATAATCTCAGAATTTGGTGCTGGAGCTAAATATGGATTGCATGGAGAAAAAGATGATAGATGGACAGAAGAATATCAGGAATTCCTATATCAAGAAACTTTAAAAATGGTTGACGGAATAGAACAATTAAAAGGAATATCACCTTGGGTTTTAGTTGATTTTAAATCTCCCAGAAGAGTTCTACCAGAAATTCAAGATAACTATAATAGAAAAGGTTTAATTTCGGAAAAAGGTGAAAAGAAAAAAGCTTTTTTCGTCCTCAAAGAATATTACGAGAAAAAAAAATAAGGTAACCAATGAAAATATCATATGGAAAAGCAAAACTAATAGACTCTTTGAGAATATCAGTTTTATTGAAAACAATTTACATTGAAACCTATGCTGTTGATGGAATAACATTTGAGTTTGCAAATTTTATAACTAAAAGGTTCTCTTTAGAGCTTATAGAAAACATCATAAAAGAAAATCCAAATAGACTTATTATTGCTTATCAAAATGAAAATCCAGTTGGTGTTGCCGAAATAATCTATAATAGCACTTGTCCTATTAGAAAAATAAAAGTTCCCGAGTTAAGCAAATTGTATGTTCTAAAAAGATTTTATGGAAAAGGAATTGGATATGGGTTAATTAACGAGGCAGAAAAAGCAGTTAAAGAACATGGATTTACTGAGTTTAATCTTGAGGTTTATATCAAAAATGATAGAGCAATAGCTTTCTATGAAAGACAAGGTTATACATCAATTGGAAATGTGGATTTCCCTATGGAATCTAACACTTATGAAAATCTAGTAATGAATAAAGTATTCAATTAATAAAGCATAGTTATATTCCTATAACTAAACTTTTTTTTAATAAGTATAAAGAATTAAATCATAAAAGAATACACAAGTAATGATATATTCTTCTACCCGATTTTACTGTTAAAAAATAGTAAAACATTTTTCAATTTGCTACACATTATGTAGCTTTGCTATCAATAATGTAGCAAATTAAACTATGTCACTACCCACACCAGGAAAACCAGTTAGAGGTTCGAAATCAGGAAATCATTTAATGGCACTATTTGACTTACTAGGAAGAAGTTGGTCGATGGGAATTATTTGGAGACTACAAGAAGGA
This genomic interval carries:
- a CDS encoding AraC family transcriptional regulator, whose product is MAQTIIDKQNGELAFRLERFENLSQFDHLQRKNYYSIILLKGSDYRLNADMFNYELKGNQMICMSPYQAFMITSKDPCSGWLLNFHPDFFCTYRHQNEIETEGILFNNFHNLPHFEILEETLFFNLIDQISKEMDKDSIAQHEVLVAFLKVFLIEGVRQKRHFDKDIVPKFSDEKSEILQNLINSIENNYFKLHSPKEYADILCISTKTLAGIVKKYLKQTPSSLISNRIIIEAKRELYLTSKPLKQIAASLGYDDEFYFSRFFKKKVGVSPDIYRKTVGFAKLENL
- a CDS encoding putative quinol monooxygenase translates to MKDKEKEAIGLLVIMKAKSGKELEVKNFLHQGLALVEKEPNTVSWFAFQIDNNTFGIYDTFKVEEGRQAHLTGEVAKALLANAADLLDDFDPSKDIRTIDILASNHKLGSQNKGLLVIMKSKEVKTTEVENLLNIGRELVEEEPKTLSWYAFKIDATTYGIFDTFVEDSGRDAHLSGKVAAALMENASSILENFEPSAIRKIDILASK
- a CDS encoding GNAT family N-acetyltransferase; this translates as MKISYGKAKLIDSLRISVLLKTIYIETYAVDGITFEFANFITKRFSLELIENIIKENPNRLIIAYQNENPVGVAEIIYNSTCPIRKIKVPELSKLYVLKRFYGKGIGYGLINEAEKAVKEHGFTEFNLEVYIKNDRAIAFYERQGYTSIGNVDFPMESNTYENLVMNKVFN
- a CDS encoding glycoside hydrolase family 2 protein; protein product: MKKHILILACFYFVYGIKAQEKIMVNAINRESTSLNGYWKYIVDPYENGFYNYRYEPFENQENPGNGAFFTNAKRKSKSDLVEYDFDKMDSLKVPGDWNSQKEKLFYYEGTLWYKKSFDYTKKQEDSRVFVYFGASNYETDVYLNGKKLGKHIGGFTPFQFEISKLLKPKGNYIVVKVDNKRKRDAVPTLNTDWWNYGGITREVKLIETSSTFISDYQLYLDDEDTKIITGQIELNGFKIAEQEITINIPELGINEKLKTDNNGKCTIKLKSKNIRYWSPESPKLYDVTISTQEDKIADQIGFRTIKTKGAEILINEKSLFLKGISIHEESPINGGRCNSKEDAKKLLEYAQSLGCNYVRLAHYPHNEYMVRLADKMGILVWEENPVYWTISWDNEETYLNAQNQISEVIRRDKNRASVIIWSMANETPNSDARNEFLTKLAKFTKEQDPTRLISAALEQHDYNGNPNTRTIDDPFAEIVDVLSFNQYIGWYDGEIEKCQRIKWKITQDKPVIISEFGAGAKYGLHGEKDDRWTEEYQEFLYQETLKMVDGIEQLKGISPWVLVDFKSPRRVLPEIQDNYNRKGLISEKGEKKKAFFVLKEYYEKKK